The following are from one region of the Paenalkalicoccus suaedae genome:
- a CDS encoding ABC transporter permease, with amino-acid sequence MFYISIFFRYASQYMKTRMSYRSDLVVEIVSDLLFQAVNLIFILVVFSHTNLLAGWSREEIIFIYGFFLVPYAIFSSFFNIWDFNERYIVKGEMDRVLTRPIHSLFQIIIERMELESLFGVITGVAIMFYAGSQLGLPFMWYHPFVFLLMVSGGALIYAGIFISLASISFWSDSKTDILPMMYNIGNYGRYPVDIYNQVIRFVLTWILPFAFVGVYPAAFFLQRSEWYTYAFLTPVMGIIFLSIAILLWNEGVKRYRGAGN; translated from the coding sequence ATGTTTTATATATCGATCTTTTTTCGCTATGCATCTCAATATATGAAAACAAGGATGAGCTATCGCTCCGATCTCGTCGTTGAAATTGTGTCTGATCTTTTATTTCAAGCAGTTAATTTAATTTTTATCTTGGTCGTATTTTCCCATACCAACTTATTAGCAGGCTGGAGTCGCGAAGAAATTATCTTTATTTACGGCTTTTTCCTCGTTCCTTATGCCATTTTTTCGTCCTTCTTTAATATATGGGACTTTAATGAACGTTATATTGTAAAGGGAGAGATGGATCGGGTTCTAACACGTCCTATCCACAGCCTTTTTCAAATTATCATTGAACGCATGGAGCTTGAATCGTTATTTGGTGTTATTACTGGTGTTGCAATTATGTTTTATGCAGGTAGCCAATTAGGGCTCCCATTTATGTGGTATCATCCCTTCGTCTTTTTACTGATGGTGAGTGGTGGTGCGCTCATTTATGCCGGCATCTTTATAAGTCTTGCGAGCATCAGTTTTTGGTCGGATAGTAAAACGGACATTCTACCTATGATGTACAATATCGGCAACTACGGACGTTACCCTGTTGATATTTATAATCAGGTAATCCGATTCGTCCTTACGTGGATCTTGCCGTTTGCCTTCGTTGGTGTTTACCCGGCCGCCTTTTTCCTGCAACGCTCCGAGTGGTATACATACGCCTTTTTAACTCCCGTCATGGGGATTATCTTCTTAAGTATAGCCATTTTACTTTGGAATGAGGGTGTAAAGCGGTACCGTGGAGCAGGTAATTAA
- a CDS encoding cyclic-di-AMP receptor, translating to MKLMVCVVQNRYREAMETGLKNTNYRMTELASSGGFLRKGSTTFLIGVKEEDVSSLHETMKAICLEYEQKRGKSSDKSHRYISFLIHAKDSLPFLNKQ from the coding sequence ATGAAGCTAATGGTGTGTGTTGTTCAAAACCGCTACAGAGAAGCGATGGAAACGGGACTTAAAAATACTAACTATCGAATGACGGAGCTAGCAAGTAGTGGTGGATTTTTGCGGAAAGGGAGCACGACTTTTTTAATTGGCGTAAAGGAAGAGGATGTTTCCTCTTTACATGAAACGATGAAAGCGATCTGTTTGGAGTATGAACAGAAGCGTGGGAAATCGAGTGATAAATCACATCGTTACATTAGTTTTCTTATCCATGCAAAGGATAGTCTTCCCTTTCTCAATAAGCAGTAA
- the bcp gene encoding thioredoxin-dependent thiol peroxidase: MTIQIGDKVPSHSFSTQEGETRSFEDFKGKTVVLYFYPKDMTPGCTTQACDFRDHHAEFNDLNAVILGVSPDPLKKHESFINKYDLPFELISDENNELAEAFGVWQLKKNFGKEYMGIVRSTFIINPDGELVKEWRSVKVKGHVESALEYVKENA, translated from the coding sequence ATGACCATTCAAATTGGAGATAAAGTACCATCTCATTCATTTTCAACGCAAGAAGGCGAAACACGTAGCTTTGAAGATTTTAAAGGTAAAACAGTTGTTCTTTATTTTTACCCGAAGGATATGACACCTGGTTGTACGACGCAGGCATGTGATTTCCGTGATCACCACGCGGAATTTAATGACTTAAACGCGGTGATTTTAGGCGTTAGCCCAGACCCATTAAAAAAACACGAATCCTTTATTAATAAGTACGACTTACCTTTCGAGCTGATTTCTGACGAAAATAATGAGCTTGCTGAGGCATTTGGCGTTTGGCAACTTAAAAAGAATTTTGGTAAAGAATACATGGGAATTGTACGCTCTACCTTCATCATTAATCCAGATGGGGAGCTTGTAAAGGAGTGGCGTAGCGTGAAAGTAAAAGGTCACGTAGAGTCGGCTCTTGAATATGTAAAAGAGAACGCATAA
- a CDS encoding YgzB family protein: MLSFTSKINKIRTFALALVFAGIVIMYIGLFFRVNQFVMSAFMILGFLAIIASTIIYFWIGMLSSKTIQVTCPECNKPTKMLGRVDACMHCNEPLTLDKSLEGKEFDQAYNKKRP, encoded by the coding sequence TTGCTAAGCTTTACTAGTAAAATTAATAAGATCCGGACGTTTGCTTTAGCTTTAGTATTCGCCGGAATAGTCATTATGTATATTGGTTTGTTCTTTCGAGTAAATCAATTCGTTATGTCTGCATTCATGATTCTAGGCTTCCTCGCAATTATAGCTAGTACGATCATTTATTTTTGGATTGGGATGCTTTCATCTAAGACCATTCAAGTTACCTGTCCGGAATGTAATAAACCGACTAAAATGCTTGGCCGAGTCGATGCATGTATGCACTGCAATGAACCTTTAACGTTAGACAAATCGTTAGAAGGAAAAGAATTCGATCAAGCATACAATAAAAAAAGACCTTAA
- the perR gene encoding peroxide-responsive transcriptional repressor PerR, with product MENERLHHALQSLKSTKVRMTPQRYAILEFLFSSESHPTADDIYKALEDKFPNMSVATVYNNLRVFKDVGLVKELTYGDASSRFDSVTTDHYHVICESCGKIVDFHYPGLNEVETLAEHVTGFKVTNHRMEIYGKCPTCKNQTQH from the coding sequence ATGGAAAATGAACGATTACATCATGCGCTCCAGTCTTTGAAAAGTACGAAAGTTCGAATGACACCTCAGCGTTATGCCATTTTAGAGTTTTTATTTAGTTCAGAGAGCCATCCTACAGCAGATGATATTTATAAAGCGCTCGAAGACAAATTTCCTAATATGAGTGTTGCTACTGTTTATAATAACCTGAGAGTGTTTAAAGATGTTGGTCTTGTCAAAGAATTGACGTATGGGGATGCATCAAGTCGATTTGATAGTGTAACAACAGACCACTATCATGTTATTTGTGAGAGCTGTGGAAAGATTGTTGACTTCCACTATCCTGGGCTAAATGAAGTAGAGACACTTGCAGAACACGTTACAGGTTTTAAAGTAACAAATCATCGCATGGAGATCTATGGAAAGTGCCCAACTTGTAAGAATCAAACGCAACATTAA
- a CDS encoding nucleotidyltransferase-like protein has product MDDFIRQLYQDRAYDATTQAVISVERRNKEDSSTDYFDGVLLVIIDGHKLWEVKHYEHEGSILAMHIVNKEQIQEWLLHSSNRRVIEWMINGKVLFDRNEYMKELRYKLTEFPQEERKKKIGIEFSKLVRRFADGKALFSQGHYLDSYNQIVHALHHLARLAVIEHGLYPEVTVWQQVKKIEPEIHKLYSELATGSEPVEKRLELLLLASEFELMTKTRLGSAHLIQLMREKETWTIDELKTIVGMSEYSLDLSMLVEYLVQKDIVQVSLHETKGRMIHHRYYQLSY; this is encoded by the coding sequence ATGGATGATTTCATCAGGCAGCTATATCAGGACAGAGCTTATGATGCAACGACACAGGCGGTCATTTCTGTCGAACGACGTAATAAAGAAGATTCATCAACGGATTACTTTGATGGAGTGCTATTAGTAATTATTGATGGTCATAAGCTTTGGGAGGTTAAGCATTATGAGCATGAGGGTTCTATACTAGCGATGCATATCGTTAATAAAGAACAAATACAAGAGTGGCTTTTACATAGCTCTAACCGCCGAGTGATTGAATGGATGATTAACGGTAAAGTTCTGTTTGATCGCAATGAGTATATGAAGGAACTGCGCTATAAGCTTACAGAATTTCCACAGGAAGAGAGAAAGAAGAAGATCGGAATTGAATTTTCTAAACTTGTGAGGCGATTTGCTGATGGGAAGGCTTTGTTCTCACAAGGGCATTATTTAGATTCGTATAATCAAATCGTACACGCTCTTCATCACCTGGCAAGACTTGCTGTAATTGAACACGGGCTTTACCCAGAAGTAACCGTTTGGCAACAAGTAAAAAAGATAGAACCAGAAATTCATAAACTGTATTCGGAGCTAGCTACAGGATCAGAGCCAGTTGAAAAACGATTAGAGCTTTTATTATTGGCGAGTGAATTTGAACTTATGACAAAAACAAGACTTGGGAGTGCACACCTCATACAGTTAATGAGAGAGAAAGAAACGTGGACGATCGATGAATTAAAAACAATAGTTGGCATGAGCGAATACTCATTAGACTTGAGCATGCTCGTTGAATACCTCGTTCAAAAAGATATTGTCCAAGTATCATTACACGAGACAAAGGGAAGAATGATTCATCACCGTTATTATCAACTCTCTTACTAA
- a CDS encoding D-2-hydroxyacid dehydrogenase: protein MIILSSANLQKDIEDQLKQSYQDLDFLFYPDIEAAADDLPRADVLITYGEDLTEKEIEIATNLKWIMVISAGMDEMPFEAIAKRDIMVTNARGIHAIPMAEYVMHMMLFVSRQTEVVLEQEEAHVWDRSPVMNELHSQTIGILGAGAIGKEVARLAKAFRMNVVGVNRSGDHVEPFDTIIPIENLAEEVGKWDFLVSILPKTDATSNLLDKAIFTKMKHSATIINIGRGNVVHEEDMIEALDNRDFHHAVLDVFNEEPLSAEHPFWAHPHITVTPHLSGISPMYQPRAIDIFTSNLDIYLNNEKTYTNLVDPKKGY from the coding sequence ATGATTATACTCTCATCAGCTAATTTACAAAAAGATATAGAAGATCAGTTAAAGCAGTCCTATCAAGACCTCGACTTTCTTTTCTATCCCGACATAGAAGCCGCAGCGGACGACTTACCTCGGGCGGATGTCCTAATCACATATGGTGAGGATTTGACAGAGAAGGAAATAGAGATTGCAACGAATTTAAAATGGATTATGGTTATCTCGGCAGGAATGGATGAAATGCCGTTTGAGGCGATAGCTAAAAGGGATATTATGGTAACGAATGCTAGAGGAATCCATGCTATTCCGATGGCGGAGTATGTCATGCACATGATGCTGTTTGTCTCTAGGCAAACAGAGGTTGTCCTTGAGCAAGAGGAAGCGCACGTTTGGGATCGATCTCCAGTTATGAATGAGCTGCACAGTCAAACAATTGGTATCCTAGGTGCAGGAGCGATCGGCAAAGAGGTTGCAAGGCTCGCTAAGGCGTTCCGAATGAATGTTGTAGGTGTCAATCGAAGCGGAGATCATGTGGAGCCGTTTGATACCATTATTCCGATAGAAAATTTAGCTGAAGAGGTAGGTAAGTGGGACTTTTTAGTATCTATCCTGCCTAAAACAGATGCTACATCGAATTTATTGGATAAAGCTATTTTTACAAAGATGAAACATTCAGCGACTATTATAAATATTGGTCGAGGAAATGTGGTTCATGAAGAAGATATGATAGAGGCATTGGATAATAGAGACTTCCACCATGCCGTATTAGATGTGTTTAATGAGGAGCCGTTGTCAGCAGAGCATCCATTTTGGGCACATCCACATATAACTGTGACACCGCATCTTTCTGGTATCTCGCCAATGTATCAACCAAGAGCCATTGATATTTTCACGTCAAATCTAGATATTTATTTAAACAATGAGAAGACGTATACAAATCTAGTTGATCCTAAAAAAGGTTATTAA
- a CDS encoding potassium channel family protein, which produces MLVILCTLAIAGMIISITIFLYPLETSRDSIKHFFLFLFVYAHTIVGFGIIYFCLSEWGLLQLIDHSPHTATIYHMLEDTIYFSAVTLLTIGYGDIVPLGLARWIVVVQALIGYLLPASFVVTSLHNR; this is translated from the coding sequence ATGTTAGTTATACTATGTACGTTAGCGATAGCTGGGATGATCATAAGTATCACGATCTTTTTATATCCGTTAGAAACATCGAGAGACTCCATCAAGCATTTTTTCCTGTTCCTATTCGTCTATGCTCATACAATCGTAGGCTTCGGAATCATTTATTTTTGTTTGTCAGAGTGGGGGTTGCTTCAGTTAATCGACCATTCCCCGCATACAGCAACGATCTATCATATGCTCGAGGATACTATCTATTTTAGTGCGGTGACGCTCTTGACAATAGGGTATGGTGATATTGTTCCACTTGGTCTTGCAAGGTGGATTGTTGTTGTACAAGCCTTAATCGGATATTTACTGCCAGCCTCTTTTGTTGTAACGAGTCTTCATAATCGTTGA
- a CDS encoding ABC transporter permease, which produces MSMYVEMIRIRFLMMLAYRTNYYSGILIYSINIGAYYFLWQAIYGAQDSIQGLSVTQMTTYIAVAWMARAFYFNNIDREISQEIQEGKVAVEMIRPYSYLGVKTMQGLGEGIFRLLFFSVPGMVVIWLVLPLEFTSNVSTWLLFALSLLFAFIVNTQLNLITGILTFFLLYNTGLIRAKRVVIDLFSGLLLPISFYPLWAQQVMAFLPFQSISYIPSMIFTEGFEGSEIYVALATQLFWSILLFIPIQLMWMLAKKRLIVQGG; this is translated from the coding sequence ATATCGATGTATGTAGAAATGATTCGCATTCGATTTTTAATGATGCTTGCATATCGAACGAACTATTACAGTGGTATTCTTATCTATTCTATAAATATCGGAGCGTATTATTTTTTATGGCAGGCAATATATGGCGCGCAAGATTCTATTCAAGGGCTATCGGTTACTCAAATGACAACTTACATAGCAGTGGCTTGGATGGCAAGAGCCTTTTATTTTAATAATATTGACCGCGAAATTTCCCAGGAAATACAGGAGGGGAAAGTAGCAGTCGAAATGATTCGTCCATATAGTTATTTAGGCGTTAAGACAATGCAAGGCTTGGGTGAGGGGATCTTCCGACTTTTATTCTTCTCCGTACCAGGAATGGTCGTCATTTGGCTCGTCCTCCCATTAGAATTCACTAGTAATGTATCAACGTGGCTACTATTTGCGTTATCTTTACTATTTGCTTTTATTGTCAACACACAGCTAAATCTTATTACAGGAATATTAACATTCTTCCTCCTCTATAATACGGGACTCATTCGAGCGAAGCGGGTCGTTATTGATCTCTTTAGTGGCTTACTTTTACCAATTTCTTTTTACCCTCTCTGGGCCCAACAGGTTATGGCATTTTTGCCTTTCCAATCAATCAGCTACATCCCTTCTATGATATTTACAGAAGGCTTCGAAGGTAGCGAAATTTATGTGGCTCTTGCTACACAGTTGTTTTGGTCCATTTTATTATTTATTCCCATCCAGCTTATGTGGATGTTAGCTAAAAAACGTCTAATTGTACAAGGAGGATAG